From a single Halarsenatibacter silvermanii genomic region:
- a CDS encoding CCA tRNA nucleotidyltransferase: MCPVDIEPPDITDYDMFRSPGPEILKKLRESPGRGWYVGGAVRDVILGRRPEDWDFLLTGIDKATLKKGFPGGEVVGSNFPVFLWQGVEITWTGESSPEKNLMSRDFTINSLTASLADKKIRDPQGGLQDLKERILQPLPRSISADPLRVYRAFRFKAEISDLSFSPLLKKKLKLLSPGEIEHLFPERVTEEFKKILNSPRPAAFIMGLKRFDLLNRHFSWLKSPEKSLDRLKIAKKAGFRYSEETDKILFVALAFESAKKNEMDRARSLLTLPEKWIKAAEQAVEVIPIIRNWQKVPAERLVETLEIFDKEILDLQEALVLAAGEDVRIGVASLFQKARSRYDNIFEIMKKLKNEISGDDLPEKIKGTPAAGEELRKRKKDWLETERDKHS, translated from the coding sequence ATGTGTCCTGTTGATATTGAGCCGCCTGACATTACCGATTATGATATGTTCCGATCTCCCGGGCCAGAGATATTAAAAAAACTGCGGGAAAGCCCGGGGAGGGGCTGGTATGTCGGAGGCGCCGTCAGAGATGTAATTCTGGGAAGAAGACCTGAGGACTGGGACTTTTTGCTGACGGGGATCGATAAAGCGACCTTAAAGAAAGGTTTTCCCGGGGGAGAGGTGGTCGGCAGTAATTTTCCGGTTTTTCTCTGGCAGGGGGTTGAAATCACCTGGACAGGGGAAAGCTCACCGGAGAAGAATCTGATGAGCAGGGATTTCACCATCAACTCTCTTACCGCTTCTCTGGCTGATAAAAAGATAAGAGATCCTCAGGGAGGACTCCAGGATTTAAAAGAGAGAATTCTACAGCCCCTGCCGCGGTCCATTTCAGCTGATCCACTTCGGGTGTATCGAGCTTTTAGGTTCAAAGCCGAGATTTCCGATCTCAGCTTTTCTCCTCTTCTAAAGAAAAAGCTTAAATTGCTCTCGCCCGGGGAAATAGAACATTTATTTCCGGAAAGGGTAACAGAAGAATTCAAAAAGATACTCAATTCCCCCCGGCCTGCCGCTTTTATAATGGGGCTTAAAAGATTTGATCTTTTAAACCGTCATTTTTCCTGGTTGAAATCACCAGAAAAATCGCTCGACCGTTTGAAAATAGCGAAAAAAGCTGGCTTTAGATACAGCGAGGAAACTGATAAAATTTTATTTGTGGCCCTGGCCTTTGAAAGCGCAAAGAAAAATGAGATGGACCGGGCCCGCTCCCTTCTGACTCTGCCTGAAAAATGGATAAAAGCAGCAGAACAGGCTGTCGAGGTAATTCCTATTATCAGAAACTGGCAGAAAGTTCCCGCGGAGAGACTCGTTGAAACACTGGAGATTTTTGATAAAGAAATTTTAGATCTCCAGGAAGCACTGGTTCTGGCTGCAGGCGAAGATGTACGAATCGGGGTTGCGTCTTTATTTCAAAAAGCTCGCAGCAGGTATGATAATATTTTTGAAATCATGAAGAAATTAAAAAATGAGATCAGCGGTGATGATCTTCCTGAAAAAATAAAGGGCACTCCTGCCGCCGGAGAAGAACTCAGGAAAAGAAAAAAAGATTGGCTGGAAACTGAAAGAGATAAACATTCATAG
- a CDS encoding RnfABCDGE type electron transport complex subunit D produces the protein MSQEPELVITDAPHLITDGDSTDLVMIDVIIALIPATLASVYLFGLNSVRIILASVITAMLIEAVVLQRWSSLRDFFDDGSAAVTGLLLALTLPPDVSPFLAAVGAALAIILGKMMLGGLGNNLFNPALVGRGIMLALWPASMTTFTDPVDGATAATALAGGDYSYWEMFLGSIPGSLGETSALLLFLGGVYLFFRGRIGWKIPLSYIVTVGIFTPLMGGDVILHLFSGGLIMGAIYMATDMVTSPVSSRGKLVFGFGCGFLTIIIRMYATLPEGVTYAILIMNALVPLLDKLLRRRAFGEVETE, from the coding sequence ATGTCACAGGAACCTGAACTGGTAATTACAGATGCACCTCATCTGATAACCGATGGAGATAGTACCGACCTGGTTATGATCGATGTTATTATAGCCTTGATTCCCGCCACCCTGGCCAGTGTTTATCTTTTTGGTCTGAATTCTGTCCGCATAATACTCGCTTCGGTGATCACCGCCATGCTAATCGAAGCGGTGGTTTTACAGCGCTGGAGCAGTTTGCGAGATTTTTTCGATGATGGCAGCGCGGCTGTCACCGGTCTGCTGCTGGCTCTCACTCTACCCCCGGACGTTTCCCCTTTTCTGGCTGCGGTGGGAGCGGCGCTGGCAATTATTCTGGGCAAGATGATGCTCGGAGGCCTGGGCAATAATCTCTTTAACCCGGCGCTGGTAGGCCGGGGTATCATGCTTGCACTCTGGCCGGCTTCGATGACGACATTTACCGATCCGGTGGATGGAGCTACAGCTGCTACTGCTCTGGCCGGAGGGGATTACAGCTACTGGGAGATGTTCTTGGGCAGCATTCCCGGCAGCCTGGGAGAAACTTCCGCATTGTTGCTGTTTCTGGGAGGGGTTTATCTGTTTTTCAGAGGCAGAATTGGCTGGAAGATTCCTTTGAGCTATATAGTCACGGTGGGAATTTTTACCCCGCTCATGGGCGGCGATGTAATTCTGCATTTATTTTCGGGTGGACTGATTATGGGAGCAATTTATATGGCCACGGATATGGTGACTTCTCCGGTATCCAGCAGAGGTAAGCTGGTATTCGGATTTGGCTGCGGATTTTTGACAATCATCATAAGAATGTATGCCACCCTGCCTGAAGGGGTAACCTATGCTATATTAATTATGAATGCCCTGGTTCCTCTGCTCGATAAATTATTAAGGCGCAGGGCATTTGGGGAGGTTGAGACAGAATGA
- a CDS encoding FMN-binding protein — MKTENYDLSLGVFILAITLVVAVLVLAYAHSIADQLIVEEDVSPEMRENLVGIYDDEATFSEFEYEDNLFFVVREAGDVTGMAHVAAGSGYGGEIEVLVGMDDAGDIVGINVLEHSETPDLGDRVFEDDFKDRFLGLGYNDPIEIGDDIQGVTGATVSAEALAEAAREAVDVTFDALRSGEY; from the coding sequence ATGAAAACCGAAAACTATGATCTCTCCCTGGGCGTGTTTATACTGGCTATTACTCTAGTGGTGGCCGTACTGGTTCTGGCCTACGCGCACAGTATAGCTGATCAACTTATCGTAGAAGAGGATGTATCCCCTGAGATGAGGGAAAACCTGGTGGGAATTTACGATGATGAGGCCACCTTTTCCGAATTTGAGTATGAAGATAACCTGTTTTTCGTTGTGCGGGAGGCTGGAGATGTCACCGGAATGGCTCATGTAGCTGCTGGTTCGGGTTACGGCGGCGAAATTGAAGTTTTGGTTGGAATGGATGATGCCGGTGATATAGTCGGCATAAACGTGCTTGAGCATTCCGAAACACCGGATCTGGGAGATAGAGTTTTTGAAGATGATTTTAAGGATAGATTTTTGGGATTGGGTTACAATGATCCCATTGAAATCGGAGATGATATTCAGGGCGTGACCGGAGCGACGGTTTCTGCTGAAGCTCTGGCCGAGGCAGCCCGGGAAGCAGTTGATGTCACCTTCGACGCTCTGCGTTCGGGAGAGTACTAA
- a CDS encoding Rnf-Nqr domain containing protein translates to MELFRSEFWQESRKYLVLVALAPILGGMTDIRSAIWLGSLTLLAIIGAGLINIALKGIVTRNTRAPFTVIITITLISLFQIYLSIVDTALLEEFGVYLPLIALNVLVLRQTVLFEVEDASREFRGSVWFGFKLLVLMIFLGGLRELFLTGQISNIEIFASDIAFFGEPGGILIVLGSLVALFKAAFSSGPAAEEEVN, encoded by the coding sequence ATGGAACTGTTCAGATCAGAATTCTGGCAGGAGTCGAGGAAATATCTGGTTCTGGTGGCGCTGGCTCCCATTCTGGGAGGTATGACTGATATCCGCAGCGCCATCTGGTTGGGCAGTTTGACACTGCTGGCCATCATAGGAGCCGGACTTATAAATATTGCTCTTAAAGGTATAGTTACCAGAAATACCAGGGCTCCTTTCACCGTTATAATTACCATCACTTTAATCTCTCTTTTCCAGATCTATTTAAGCATTGTGGATACAGCACTGCTGGAAGAATTCGGAGTATATCTTCCTCTGATAGCTCTCAATGTGCTGGTTCTGAGGCAGACAGTTCTTTTTGAAGTTGAAGATGCCAGCCGTGAATTCAGAGGCAGCGTCTGGTTTGGGTTTAAACTGCTGGTGCTGATGATCTTTCTGGGCGGTCTCAGAGAACTCTTTCTGACCGGCCAGATAAGTAATATCGAAATATTTGCCAGCGATATAGCTTTCTTTGGAGAACCCGGGGGCATTTTGATAGTTCTCGGTTCTTTAGTCGCGCTTTTCAAAGCTGCTTTTTCTTCCGGGCCTGCTGCTGAAGAGGAGGTAAATTAG
- a CDS encoding Rnf-Nqr domain containing protein: protein MVELLQLFLGGIFWNNIVLNNLLGLTPFLVERKSSFRDSLGIGITTTLLMIFLAMITFIIHEHVLIPLELTYLNNLIFVLLIMGLIFFMRMRPENPEKIYSWHYYLPDIFFNAAVFGMILLEIAEWETLIEAVVSAAGYGIGFTALLLIVDGMNNRMEKTAAPEWLKGVPIQLIILGILALAVSGLEGI, encoded by the coding sequence ATGGTGGAGTTACTGCAGCTGTTTCTGGGCGGAATTTTCTGGAACAATATAGTACTAAATAATCTTCTCGGATTGACTCCGTTTTTAGTCGAAAGAAAAAGTTCTTTCAGGGATTCGCTGGGAATAGGAATAACTACCACTTTGCTCATGATTTTCCTGGCTATGATAACCTTTATTATCCATGAGCATGTTTTGATACCTTTAGAGCTGACATATCTCAACAACTTGATCTTCGTCCTGTTGATTATGGGATTGATATTCTTTATGAGGATGAGGCCAGAGAATCCCGAAAAAATATATTCCTGGCATTATTATCTGCCTGATATATTTTTTAATGCAGCAGTTTTTGGTATGATTCTTTTGGAGATAGCTGAATGGGAAACTCTAATAGAAGCTGTAGTCAGTGCAGCCGGTTATGGTATTGGTTTTACCGCGCTGCTGCTGATAGTAGACGGTATGAATAATAGAATGGAAAAGACGGCCGCTCCTGAATGGTTAAAAGGTGTCCCTATCCAGCTGATTATTCTGGGTATACTGGCGCTGGCAGTTTCAGGACTGGAAGGGATTTAA
- the rsxC gene encoding electron transport complex subunit RsxC: MAENAAELEKLEDMDIEEQSFEKGLYIPHHKSYTDDLPITRLSYPGRVIIPLNQHIGETVTPVVEAGERVEKGQLIGELNEFWASNVHASVSGEVAAIEERQMAGGDRVLSVVIDVDDEQQEFSEVIREDWEDLEIDEMKSMLQKYGIVGMGGAACPTHINVSTDDPVPNLILNGAECEPFLTCDHRMMVEWADKLIKGAKILFKIIKADNCYIGIETNKPDAIEVLTEKTEDLENFEVIPLDTKYPQGYKKSMIKAITGKEPPMGARSADVGCIVRNIGTTIAIYEAIVKNKPLFERVVTVSGPETVPEAGNYVMPVGTPIRHVMEATGVDISSLSGCKIILGGAMTGTAVSSLDVPVTKSDTGVILLPPDMADLGPSQDEKPCIRCGKCVESCPMKLYPNELSLAAEAENYEEAEKLHATECAECGICSFVCPSQRKVAEAITSAKPHAKKIRRNK, from the coding sequence ATGGCTGAAAATGCAGCTGAACTCGAAAAGCTCGAAGATATGGATATCGAGGAACAATCGTTTGAAAAGGGGCTTTATATCCCCCATCACAAATCTTACACCGACGATCTTCCGATCACCAGACTTTCTTATCCCGGCAGGGTGATAATCCCCCTCAATCAGCACATCGGCGAGACGGTAACACCGGTGGTAGAGGCAGGAGAGAGGGTGGAAAAGGGACAGCTGATCGGAGAGTTAAATGAATTTTGGGCTTCGAACGTTCATGCCAGTGTGAGCGGTGAAGTTGCGGCCATAGAAGAAAGACAGATGGCCGGCGGTGATCGGGTTCTTTCCGTCGTCATAGATGTCGATGACGAACAGCAGGAATTTTCTGAAGTTATCAGAGAGGACTGGGAGGATCTCGAGATCGATGAGATGAAGTCCATGCTCCAGAAATATGGAATCGTCGGCATGGGGGGAGCAGCCTGCCCCACTCATATAAATGTGAGCACCGATGACCCGGTTCCCAACCTTATCCTGAATGGCGCTGAATGCGAGCCTTTTCTAACCTGTGATCACCGCATGATGGTGGAATGGGCAGATAAACTTATCAAGGGAGCGAAGATTTTATTCAAAATTATCAAAGCGGATAACTGTTATATAGGCATCGAAACCAATAAGCCCGATGCCATAGAGGTTTTAACTGAAAAGACGGAAGATCTGGAGAACTTTGAAGTGATTCCCCTGGATACCAAGTATCCACAGGGTTATAAGAAGAGTATGATCAAGGCTATAACCGGTAAGGAGCCTCCTATGGGAGCCCGCTCGGCCGATGTAGGCTGCATTGTGAGAAATATAGGAACCACGATCGCCATTTATGAGGCTATAGTCAAAAACAAGCCGCTCTTTGAAAGGGTGGTTACAGTCAGCGGCCCGGAGACTGTACCGGAAGCGGGCAATTACGTTATGCCTGTAGGAACCCCTATAAGGCACGTAATGGAGGCAACCGGAGTGGATATTAGCTCTCTTTCCGGCTGTAAAATAATTCTGGGAGGAGCTATGACCGGTACTGCCGTCAGTTCCCTCGATGTGCCCGTAACCAAAAGCGATACCGGTGTAATTCTTCTGCCGCCCGATATGGCCGACCTGGGACCCTCTCAGGATGAAAAACCATGTATACGCTGTGGTAAATGCGTGGAATCCTGTCCCATGAAGCTTTATCCCAATGAGCTGAGTCTGGCGGCCGAAGCTGAAAATTACGAAGAAGCTGAAAAGCTGCATGCCACCGAGTGTGCTGAGTGCGGAATCTGCAGCTTCGTCTGTCCCTCTCAGCGAAAAGTTGCCGAAGCTATCACCAGTGCCAAGCCTCATGCCAAAAAAATCCGCAGAAATAAATAG